A genomic window from Cytobacillus suaedae includes:
- a CDS encoding valine--tRNA ligase translates to MMEKEQTMPTKYDPTTIEANRYEYWLKGKFFEATSDPKKEPYTIVIPPPNVTGKLHLGHAWDTTLQDILTRIKRMQGYDVLWLPGMDHAGIATQAKVEGKLREEGKTRYDLGREKFLEESWKWKEEYAGHIREQWSKLGLGLDYTRERFTLDEGLSKAVREVFVSLYKKGLIYRGEYIINWDPATKTALSDIEVIYKDVQGAFYHLRYPLADGSGHIEIATTRPETMLGDTAIAVHPEDDRYKHLIGKKVILPIVGREIEIVGDDYVDMDFGSGAVKITPAHDPNDFEIGNRHNLERVLVMNEDGTMNANAGDYQGLDRFECRKKIVKDLQEAGVLFKIEDHLHSVGHSERSGAVVEPYLSTQWFVKMQPLADKAIELQSKEEKVDFVPDRFEKTYLRWMENIRDWCISRQLWWGHRIPAWYHKETGEVYVDHEPPTDIENWEQDNDVLDTWFSSALWPFSTMGWPDVESADYKRYYPTNVLVTGYDIIFFWVSRMIFQGLEFTGERPFQDVLIHGLVRDAEGRKMSKSLGNGVDPMEVIADYGADSLRYFLSTGSSPGQDLRFSIEKVEATWNFANKIWNASRFALMNMDGLTYEEIDLTGEKSVADKWILTRLNETIENVTKLVDKYEFGEVGRLLYNFIWDDFCDWYIEMAKLPLYGENEAAKKTTRSILAYVLDNTMRLLHPFMPFVTEEIWQNLPHQGESITVAQWPTVNEQFTDKQAASDMRLLVDVIRAVRNIRAEVNTPMSKQIKLQIKAKDESVLQQLETNRSYLQRFCNTSELTIATSLQSTEKSMTAVVTGAELILPLEGLINIDEEVKRLSKELEKLDKEVERVQKKLSNEGFVKKAPAQVIEEERAKESDYIEKRDAVSARIEELKS, encoded by the coding sequence ATGATGGAAAAAGAACAAACAATGCCAACGAAATATGATCCAACCACAATCGAAGCAAATCGTTATGAATATTGGCTTAAGGGTAAGTTTTTTGAGGCAACAAGTGACCCTAAAAAAGAACCTTATACGATTGTAATCCCACCACCTAACGTAACTGGTAAGTTACACTTAGGGCATGCATGGGATACGACTTTACAAGATATACTTACAAGAATTAAACGAATGCAGGGTTATGATGTACTATGGTTGCCAGGAATGGATCATGCAGGTATCGCAACTCAAGCAAAGGTTGAAGGTAAGCTTCGTGAGGAAGGAAAAACACGATATGACCTTGGCCGTGAGAAATTTCTAGAAGAATCATGGAAATGGAAAGAAGAATATGCAGGTCATATTAGAGAACAATGGTCTAAATTAGGTTTAGGACTTGATTATACACGTGAACGTTTTACTCTTGATGAAGGTCTATCAAAAGCGGTAAGAGAGGTTTTCGTATCATTATACAAAAAAGGTTTAATCTACCGTGGAGAGTATATCATTAACTGGGATCCAGCCACAAAAACTGCCCTTTCTGATATAGAGGTAATCTACAAAGATGTACAAGGGGCTTTTTATCACTTGCGCTACCCATTAGCTGATGGATCAGGTCATATTGAAATTGCAACAACTCGACCTGAAACAATGCTTGGTGACACAGCAATCGCGGTTCATCCTGAAGATGACCGATACAAACACCTGATTGGGAAGAAAGTTATTCTTCCGATAGTAGGACGTGAAATTGAGATTGTTGGAGATGATTATGTTGATATGGATTTTGGTTCCGGGGCGGTAAAGATAACTCCTGCACATGATCCAAATGACTTTGAAATTGGTAATCGACATAATTTAGAACGTGTTCTTGTAATGAATGAAGATGGAACGATGAATGCAAATGCAGGGGATTATCAAGGTTTAGATCGATTTGAATGTCGTAAAAAGATTGTTAAAGATCTTCAAGAAGCTGGCGTTCTATTTAAGATCGAGGATCATTTACATTCTGTTGGACATAGTGAGAGAAGTGGAGCCGTAGTAGAACCTTATTTATCCACTCAATGGTTTGTTAAAATGCAGCCACTTGCTGACAAAGCGATTGAATTACAATCTAAAGAAGAAAAAGTTGATTTTGTTCCTGATCGTTTTGAGAAAACATATCTACGATGGATGGAAAATATTCGTGATTGGTGTATCTCTCGTCAGCTTTGGTGGGGACACCGTATCCCAGCCTGGTATCATAAAGAGACTGGTGAGGTATACGTAGATCATGAACCACCAACGGATATTGAAAATTGGGAGCAGGATAATGATGTTTTAGATACATGGTTTAGTTCGGCACTATGGCCATTTTCAACGATGGGTTGGCCAGATGTAGAATCGGCGGATTATAAGCGTTACTACCCGACAAACGTTCTTGTAACTGGCTATGACATCATCTTCTTCTGGGTATCACGTATGATTTTCCAAGGATTAGAATTTACAGGAGAACGACCATTCCAGGATGTGTTAATTCACGGTCTCGTTCGTGATGCAGAAGGGCGCAAGATGAGTAAGTCACTTGGGAACGGTGTTGACCCAATGGAAGTTATAGCCGATTATGGTGCTGACTCACTGCGTTATTTCTTATCTACAGGTAGTTCACCAGGTCAGGACCTACGCTTTAGTATTGAAAAGGTTGAAGCAACTTGGAATTTCGCGAATAAGATTTGGAATGCTTCACGTTTTGCTTTAATGAATATGGATGGACTTACCTATGAAGAGATTGACTTAACAGGTGAAAAGTCTGTTGCGGATAAGTGGATTCTAACTCGATTAAATGAAACAATTGAAAATGTAACAAAGCTTGTAGATAAATATGAATTTGGTGAAGTTGGACGTTTATTATATAACTTCATCTGGGATGACTTCTGTGACTGGTATATTGAAATGGCGAAGCTTCCACTTTATGGTGAGAATGAAGCAGCTAAGAAAACAACGAGATCTATTTTAGCCTATGTATTAGATAACACAATGAGACTATTACATCCGTTTATGCCTTTCGTTACTGAGGAAATTTGGCAAAACCTACCTCACCAAGGTGAATCCATTACAGTTGCACAATGGCCAACAGTAAATGAGCAATTTACAGATAAACAAGCAGCTAGTGATATGCGCTTATTAGTGGATGTGATTCGTGCAGTACGTAATATCCGAGCAGAAGTAAATACACCAATGAGTAAACAAATTAAACTACAAATAAAAGCAAAAGACGAGAGCGTACTTCAACAATTAGAAACGAATCGCTCATATCTTCAAAGATTCTGTAATACAAGTGAACTAACCATTGCCACCTCTTTACAATCAACTGAAAAATCAATGACTGCCGTTGTAACGGGTGCAGAGCTTATTCTTCCTCTAGAGGGCTTAATAAATATTGATGAAGAGGTAAAAAGATTAAGTAAAGAGCTAGAAAAGTTAGATAAAGAAGTAGAGCGTGTTCAGAAGAAGTTAAGTAATGAGGGCTTTGTTAAAAAAGCACCTGCACAGGTAATTGAAGAAGAACGAGCAAAAGAAAGTGATTATATTGAAAAAAGAGATGCTGTTAGTGCTCGTATTGAAGAATTAAAGTCATAA
- the ysxE gene encoding spore coat protein YsxE translates to MSENLINYYGPILKRYNLKADFIEEYGKVKKVYTKNGVFALKTISARRALEFPTIIHKLYKSGYTKIVPIHGTVDNHFLTLYDNKYHYLMPWYSNELGKERDDRHQLLFKELARLHSYSSKEFEVEEQEVSEHYRFHIEQWDKRKEFLENFITKCENKWYMSPFELQFCSIYHETTQGSNFAYMKLEEWYEKIKETKKNRTVLNHGKLSVRHFLFDKNGSGYFCNLEDSKVGTPINDLVLFFYRTLHTYPIQSYDCFEWLSTYRKYYPLKEEELLLFLSYMAFPEPIYRCVYKYENSNSSMSERQFVASLQRAYWQLKNIEFFLTTIVEDERRRKEQEELEELELNQEENQSHT, encoded by the coding sequence ATGTCTGAAAATCTAATAAATTATTATGGGCCGATTCTAAAGCGGTATAATCTTAAGGCAGATTTTATAGAGGAATATGGTAAAGTCAAAAAGGTGTATACCAAAAATGGCGTATTTGCACTAAAAACGATTTCAGCAAGGCGTGCGCTTGAGTTTCCTACGATTATTCACAAACTATATAAAAGTGGTTACACTAAAATAGTCCCAATACATGGTACTGTTGATAATCACTTTTTAACTTTATATGATAATAAATATCATTACTTAATGCCGTGGTATAGTAATGAACTCGGAAAAGAGCGGGATGATCGACACCAATTACTTTTTAAAGAATTAGCAAGACTACACTCTTATTCGTCTAAAGAGTTTGAAGTGGAAGAGCAAGAAGTTTCTGAGCATTATCGTTTCCACATAGAACAGTGGGATAAGAGGAAAGAGTTTTTAGAAAACTTCATTACAAAGTGTGAAAATAAATGGTATATGTCACCCTTTGAGTTGCAATTCTGTTCCATTTATCATGAAACTACCCAAGGCAGTAATTTTGCTTATATGAAGTTAGAAGAATGGTATGAAAAAATAAAAGAAACGAAAAAAAACAGAACAGTTTTAAATCATGGCAAGCTTTCTGTTAGGCATTTTCTATTCGATAAAAACGGAAGTGGATACTTTTGTAACCTAGAAGATTCAAAAGTAGGAACTCCAATAAATGATCTTGTCCTATTTTTTTATCGCACCCTCCATACCTATCCAATACAAAGCTACGATTGTTTTGAATGGCTTTCAACTTATAGAAAGTACTATCCGCTAAAGGAAGAAGAGCTCCTTCTTTTTCTAAGCTATATGGCATTCCCTGAACCTATCTATCGTTGTGTTTATAAATATGAAAACAGTAACAGTTCAATGAGCGAGCGTCAATTTGTTGCCTCTCTTCAAAGAGCCTACTGGCAACTGAAAAATATTGAGTTTTTCCTTACTACCATTGTGGAAGATGAGAGAAGAAGAAAAGAACAAGAAGAACTAGAAGAACTAGAATTGAATCAGGAAGAAAACCAATCCCATACATAG
- the spoVID gene encoding stage VI sporulation protein D: MASDNQSCLRFSVEESVWFQKGQEVSELVSITLDPDIVIQEHDQYVSIRGALQLSGEYRIDENRSEDEEPRDYTALRVVNQVTTREDGVSELKHRFPVDVTIPKNRIQNLDDVYVAIDSFDYELPRNGCLQLVADLSISGIYGSQQSVPSLENEQEDRFDTNEVNNEIDNNPSSNEDELSPFVATREWNEQKEDNTYARNEVQETEELEELEEDLSPVVSEQEDTSENDEPEEESDLYTPFEIEGRKEAYHEDIDKVDEVVNDAVDDAVEEVKQPVMQIGMKSRAEDSQKWAPQGREKEKVAANMKDAPKNDGEHEQQASGKRSENALYLTKIFARDDDEDFTKMKICIAQQGDTLDIIAERYEVNVQHLLRVNDIDLNHDVSEGQLLYIPVTVSKK, translated from the coding sequence TTGGCATCAGATAATCAATCGTGCTTACGATTTTCTGTAGAAGAGTCAGTCTGGTTTCAAAAGGGACAGGAAGTATCAGAGCTTGTTTCAATTACACTAGACCCAGATATTGTTATTCAAGAACATGATCAGTATGTTTCGATTCGAGGGGCATTACAACTATCAGGGGAATATCGCATAGATGAAAATCGTTCAGAGGATGAAGAACCTAGGGATTACACTGCCTTAAGAGTAGTTAATCAAGTTACAACTCGTGAGGATGGAGTTAGTGAGCTTAAACACAGATTCCCAGTAGATGTAACCATACCTAAGAACAGAATTCAAAACTTGGATGATGTCTATGTAGCTATTGATTCATTTGATTATGAATTGCCGCGAAATGGATGTCTTCAATTAGTTGCTGATTTATCGATAAGTGGAATTTATGGAAGTCAGCAAAGTGTTCCTTCACTGGAAAATGAACAAGAGGACCGCTTCGATACTAATGAAGTGAACAACGAAATCGATAACAACCCAAGCAGTAATGAGGATGAACTTTCACCTTTTGTTGCAACTAGGGAATGGAATGAACAAAAAGAAGATAATACTTATGCAAGAAATGAAGTGCAAGAAACAGAGGAACTTGAAGAGCTAGAAGAAGATCTTTCACCTGTTGTTAGTGAACAAGAAGATACTTCTGAAAATGACGAACCTGAAGAAGAATCAGATTTGTACACTCCTTTTGAAATAGAAGGAAGAAAAGAAGCTTATCACGAGGATATCGACAAAGTTGATGAAGTGGTAAATGATGCTGTTGATGATGCTGTTGAAGAGGTTAAACAACCGGTAATGCAAATTGGGATGAAGAGTAGAGCCGAAGACAGTCAAAAATGGGCTCCACAAGGAAGAGAAAAAGAGAAAGTTGCTGCGAATATGAAAGATGCACCAAAGAATGATGGTGAACATGAGCAACAAGCATCAGGTAAAAGAAGTGAAAATGCTTTATACTTAACTAAAATATTTGCACGTGATGACGATGAGGATTTTACAAAGATGAAGATTTGTATTGCACAGCAGGGAGATACATTAGATATCATTGCTGAACGATATGAAGTAAATGTTCAACATCTTTTAAGAGTAAATGATATCGATTTAAACCATGATGTTAGTGAAGGTCAATTACTCTACATTCCAGTGACGGTAAGTAAGAAATAA
- the hemL gene encoding glutamate-1-semialdehyde 2,1-aminomutase translates to MRSYTKSLEAFKEAGKLMPGGVNSPVRAFKQVNMDPIFIERGEGSKIYDIDGNEYIDYVLSWGPLIHGHSNPRVVEALKKVTERGTSFGAPTLIENEMAKLVIERVPSIEVVRMVSSGTEATMSALRLARGYTKRNKIMKFEGCYHGHGDSLLIKAGSGVATLGLPDSPGVPESVAQNTITVPFNDLESVKYAFEQYGEDIACIIVEPVAGNMGVVTPQEGFLQELKNITEKYGSLLIFDEVMTGFRVDYNCAQGYYGVTPDLTCLGKVIGGGLPVGAYGGKAEIMQQVAPSGPIYQAGTLSGNPLAMTAGYETLIQLTPGSYKEFSRKADRLIEGLKAASEKYNVPCTFTRAGSMVGYFFNEQEVTNYDQAKKSNLDYFAAYFKEMANQGIFLPPSQFEGMFLSTAHTDEDIEKTIQAAEKSFEILNK, encoded by the coding sequence ATGCGTAGCTATACGAAGTCTTTGGAAGCTTTTAAAGAAGCAGGAAAGTTAATGCCAGGTGGTGTAAACAGTCCCGTACGTGCATTTAAGCAAGTCAATATGGATCCGATTTTTATTGAACGTGGTGAAGGTTCGAAGATATACGATATTGATGGAAATGAATACATAGATTATGTTTTATCATGGGGTCCACTAATTCATGGACACTCTAATCCAAGAGTTGTTGAAGCACTCAAAAAAGTAACTGAACGTGGGACAAGCTTTGGTGCACCTACTTTAATTGAAAATGAAATGGCGAAGTTAGTCATTGAACGTGTTCCATCCATAGAAGTTGTGAGAATGGTAAGTTCGGGTACTGAAGCAACGATGAGTGCCTTGCGTTTAGCAAGAGGCTATACAAAACGAAACAAAATTATGAAATTTGAAGGTTGTTATCATGGACACGGTGATTCTCTATTAATCAAAGCGGGTTCAGGTGTAGCTACACTAGGCTTGCCAGACAGTCCGGGAGTTCCAGAGAGTGTTGCACAAAATACAATTACTGTACCATTTAATGACTTAGAAAGTGTGAAATATGCTTTCGAACAATATGGTGAAGATATAGCTTGTATTATCGTAGAGCCAGTAGCTGGTAATATGGGTGTTGTTACACCACAAGAAGGATTCTTACAAGAATTGAAAAACATAACTGAGAAATACGGCTCATTGCTAATTTTTGATGAAGTTATGACTGGGTTCCGTGTTGATTACAATTGTGCACAAGGCTACTACGGAGTAACTCCAGACTTAACATGTCTAGGTAAGGTCATTGGTGGTGGTCTACCAGTAGGGGCCTACGGTGGTAAAGCTGAAATCATGCAGCAAGTGGCACCAAGTGGACCTATCTACCAGGCTGGAACCTTATCAGGAAACCCTCTAGCGATGACGGCTGGTTACGAGACTTTAATCCAATTAACTCCTGGATCATACAAAGAGTTCTCAAGAAAAGCAGACCGCTTAATTGAAGGATTAAAAGCTGCCTCAGAAAAGTATAATGTACCTTGTACATTTACTCGTGCAGGCTCAATGGTAGGATACTTCTTTAACGAACAAGAAGTTACGAACTATGACCAAGCAAAAAAATCTAATCTAGATTATTTTGCAGCCTATTTTAAAGAAATGGCTAACCAAGGAATCTTCCTTCCACCTTCCCAATTCGAAGGAATGTTCCTCTCAACAGCCCATACAGACGAAGACATCGAAAAAACAATCCAAGCAGCAGAAAAATCATTTGAAATACTCAATAAATAA
- the hemB gene encoding porphobilinogen synthase: MSELQFTRHRRLRHTENLRGLVRETYLHKEDLIYPIFVVEGENIKNPVPSMPEVYHFSLDLLVAEMQEVVDLGIKSVIVFGVPANKDELGTEAYHDNGIVQSAIKVIKESFPELVVIADTCLCQYTSHGHCGIVEEGQVLNDPTLDLLARTAISQAKAGADIIAPSNMMDGFVAAIRYGLDEAGFQHVPIMSYAVKYSSAFYGPFRDAAHSSPQFGDRKTYQMDPANRAEALREAESDLLEGADFLIVKPALSYMDIIRDVKNNYNVPVVAYNVSGEYSMVKAAAANGWINEKEIVQEMLIGMKRAGVDLIITYFAKDVARWLSK, encoded by the coding sequence ATGAGTGAGCTTCAGTTTACAAGACACAGAAGATTACGACACACTGAAAATTTAAGAGGACTTGTTAGAGAGACATACTTACATAAAGAAGACCTAATTTATCCAATCTTTGTCGTTGAAGGTGAAAATATTAAAAATCCAGTACCTTCAATGCCAGAGGTATATCATTTCTCGTTAGACTTACTTGTTGCTGAAATGCAAGAAGTTGTGGACCTTGGTATTAAATCAGTAATTGTGTTTGGGGTACCTGCAAACAAAGATGAACTAGGAACAGAAGCCTATCATGATAATGGGATTGTTCAAAGCGCGATTAAAGTGATTAAGGAGTCATTCCCAGAACTTGTTGTGATTGCAGATACTTGTCTATGCCAATACACTTCACATGGACACTGTGGGATCGTAGAAGAAGGACAAGTGCTAAATGATCCAACGTTAGATTTATTAGCTAGAACGGCAATCAGCCAGGCTAAGGCTGGTGCAGATATTATCGCACCATCAAACATGATGGATGGTTTTGTAGCAGCGATCCGTTATGGCTTAGATGAAGCTGGGTTTCAGCATGTTCCGATAATGTCATACGCAGTTAAATATTCATCTGCATTTTATGGCCCGTTCCGTGATGCTGCACATAGTTCTCCGCAATTTGGTGATCGTAAAACGTATCAAATGGATCCGGCAAATCGTGCTGAAGCATTACGTGAGGCAGAGTCAGACCTACTTGAGGGTGCAGACTTTTTAATCGTTAAACCAGCTCTATCATATATGGATATTATCCGTGATGTGAAGAATAATTATAATGTTCCTGTAGTCGCTTATAACGTGAGTGGAGAGTATTCAATGGTTAAGGCAGCTGCTGCAAATGGCTGGATAAATGAGAAAGAAATTGTTCAGGAAATGCTGATTGGCATGAAACGTGCTGGTGTTGATTTAATCATAACTTATTTTGCAAAAGATGTAGCTAGATGGTTGTCTAAGTAA
- a CDS encoding uroporphyrinogen-III synthase, protein MSETKPLHGKKILVTRGREQASDFSEKIRKAGGVPIEIPLLSFTYPNRAETELFEEIKKASSFDWLVFTSKNGVDFFFNLFEKLPLQEQKLPRIAVVGSKTAEALATRGYRADIVPNEFVAEGLVDILKSYVQSNSRIMLARGNLSRKLLVHELESIGVEVNDLIVYNTVANENMKEKLVSELPHIDVVTFTSSSTVTYFLKLIGNTADKLEGIDKMVVACIGPIAKQTAIESGLRVQICPSRYTTDNLLEEIIHYYNQPTKREE, encoded by the coding sequence ATGAGTGAGACCAAACCTCTACATGGAAAGAAAATACTAGTAACTAGAGGTAGGGAACAGGCTTCTGACTTCTCAGAAAAAATAAGGAAAGCAGGTGGGGTCCCGATTGAGATTCCACTCCTTTCATTTACATATCCAAATCGAGCAGAAACTGAATTATTTGAAGAGATAAAAAAAGCTTCATCTTTTGATTGGCTTGTTTTTACTAGTAAGAATGGTGTTGATTTCTTTTTTAATCTATTTGAAAAACTGCCTCTACAAGAACAGAAATTACCCCGAATTGCGGTAGTTGGTTCAAAGACAGCTGAGGCATTAGCAACACGGGGCTATAGAGCAGATATTGTTCCTAATGAATTTGTGGCTGAGGGTCTAGTAGATATATTAAAATCTTATGTCCAATCCAATAGCCGTATTATGCTAGCAAGAGGAAATTTGTCTAGGAAGTTACTAGTTCACGAATTAGAGTCAATAGGTGTAGAAGTAAACGATTTAATCGTCTACAATACTGTAGCTAATGAAAACATGAAAGAAAAACTAGTAAGCGAATTGCCTCATATCGATGTTGTAACCTTTACTAGTTCTTCTACTGTTACGTACTTTTTAAAGCTTATCGGAAATACTGCAGACAAACTGGAAGGCATCGATAAGATGGTAGTTGCTTGCATAGGACCTATTGCAAAACAAACGGCTATAGAATCTGGCCTTAGAGTACAAATTTGTCCTAGTCGTTATACAACCGATAACTTACTAGAAGAAATCATACATTATTATAATCAACCCACGAAAAGGGAGGAATAA
- the hemC gene encoding hydroxymethylbilane synthase, translated as MRKVIVGSRKSKLALTQTNWVINKLKELGADCDFEVKEFVTKGDIVLDVTLSKVGGKGLFVKEIEQAMLDKEIDMAVHSMKDMPAVLPEGLMIGCVPKREDYRDVLISKDHIKFDDLPPGAVVGTSSLRRSAQLLAKRDDIEIKWIRGNIDTRLAKLQNEDYDAIILAAAGLVRMGWSDDVVTEYLNNEDCVPAVGQGALAIECREDDQEMHRILSLLNDEVTERTVAAERTFLHKMEGGCQVPIAGFAQINENNEIVFTGLVGSPDGKTIYKETGVGINPIEVGSEVAKKLTEAGAKTLIDKVKAELDK; from the coding sequence GTGAGAAAAGTTATTGTTGGGTCACGAAAAAGTAAACTTGCTTTAACTCAAACAAATTGGGTTATTAACAAATTAAAAGAGCTAGGTGCAGACTGTGATTTTGAAGTAAAGGAATTTGTAACCAAGGGTGACATAGTTCTTGATGTTACATTATCGAAGGTCGGAGGTAAGGGCCTTTTTGTAAAAGAGATTGAGCAAGCAATGCTAGATAAAGAAATTGATATGGCTGTTCATAGCATGAAAGATATGCCGGCAGTTTTACCTGAGGGTCTTATGATTGGGTGTGTTCCTAAACGTGAAGACTACCGCGATGTATTGATCTCAAAAGACCATATTAAGTTTGACGACCTTCCGCCTGGAGCTGTAGTGGGAACTAGTTCGTTAAGACGTTCGGCACAGCTTCTTGCTAAACGTGACGATATTGAAATTAAATGGATTCGCGGAAATATTGATACACGCTTAGCGAAATTGCAAAATGAAGATTACGATGCAATCATTTTGGCAGCAGCCGGTTTAGTAAGAATGGGTTGGTCTGATGATGTTGTAACAGAATATCTCAATAACGAAGACTGTGTGCCAGCTGTTGGGCAAGGTGCACTAGCAATTGAATGTCGAGAAGACGATCAAGAGATGCACAGGATTCTTTCCCTTTTAAATGATGAAGTTACGGAGCGTACTGTAGCGGCTGAAAGAACTTTTCTTCATAAAATGGAGGGTGGATGCCAGGTTCCGATTGCTGGTTTTGCCCAAATAAATGAGAATAATGAAATCGTGTTTACTGGTTTAGTTGGTTCACCAGACGGAAAAACAATTTATAAAGAAACGGGAGTTGGCATTAACCCTATCGAGGTTGGAAGTGAAGTTGCTAAAAAACTTACTGAGGCTGGTGCAAAAACCCTAATAGATAAGGTGAAAGCGGAGTTAGATAAGTAA